AACCGAGGCGAGGATGCCAACACGAGTGTCTCGGGTCGCAGTGATCAGCTGGCTCCGGTAAACGATCACAGAGAGCAAAACTCACTTTGTACAGGGTGACACATCTGGTGGAGTCCGTGACGACGACGTGGTCGTTGTCTCGCTCCTGTTCGATGCCCTGGACGCCCGAGTTCGACAGAGTTTGAGCTGGAACGAGTCCGCACAACGTGTATCCCTCATACAGCGCCGCCATGCTGGACGAGAAGAGAGCGGAGTCTCGCCGGATATCGCGAGAATAGACGTGCGGCAAGCCGGAAGCACgagactgctgctgctcacccagcacgctgctgctgctcccgccTTATTATCATTACTAGAAGAACCAGACACACAGTTTGATGAGCTGTCATAGCTTCTTCCGGCctttacattaaatatatatgatGTTCACAAAGAGTCAAATATCTAAACATGAAACTCCTTGTTAATCAACGCTGTATTATtcataaatcaataaaaataatctacATTTTGTGATGTATTCTCTATACAAACTCATCCTGCATGTCATTGGAAACATTGGAATctacacaaaaatatacaataacatgttcaaaatgtttttctggAAATAACTGCACATTGATACCTCCGCCCAAGGCCCTGCAGTCTCCCTGTGAAgccacattttaatttcactgGATCagaatttttatttggatcctcACCAATTTGCACACACCTATAAATGTCAGACCCCTAAACATTTCAGCTCAAGGAAAACGTTGGAAAAACGCCCAAatgtcacaatgttaaagaatgaGAAGGGAAATCTTGGACcctccccctgatccagatctgcaccaagcAATATAGATTAACTCATGTTCATACAGCCCATAATGTCTTCAGTTTGGATTATTTAGGCTGTAAACTACTGAATATGGTTCTCGTCTCTTTCATAGACAAACGGACAGCTGCTAACACTGCTAAACAGTATACAGTGTTGTAAAGAGTTGGCAGGTTTGGGACACATTTGATCTGAGCTTTGGTTATATGTTCATAACTTACACAAAGAAAATCTTGAAGATGTCAGTTTATGAAGGCCATTGTGTTACGTTCTTGTTGAGATTGCCTCATGCTTCTTGGTGCAGCATTGAATCAGTAGACCTACTTTTGCTGAGGTTTTACATAGAGggtatttctgtttgtttgtgggtgGTGGCTTGATGACGCTCGGTATTTTATTTGTTCAAGGACAAGAAACAAATAAGTGTATCAGACCATAGTAATCTTCATATTTGCCTCATGGGTCAAATGATAATTCACATTTTTAGAGTTAAAGTAGCAGAAAAAGAAAGTTTATTAATCAGTGTCAGAAAAATATCATGTCTGAAATTGTTAAATTGGTTACAAAGCCTAAAATGTAAAGACAGACTGACTTTGTAATTCTACCTGGACACATTGAGACATATATCACAGTGGTTTAATGATCATCAGAGAagggatctcctgctgtttcaGCACTGTTCGATTTCTGATGGAAGGGAACCTGAATGAAGGTTATAATCAATAGCGCTGGGCTctggaaaaagacaaacacacacagagagagagagagagagagagagagagagagagagagagagagagagtaagagagagagagagagagagagagagagagagagagagagagagagagagaggttacaTTGGGCCAAAACTGTGATTTTACATACACCAAGTCACAGAAAATCAAACTTAGTAAGTCTAGTTTATCATCAAGGGACAGTTTGAGAGAATAATGCCATGTAAGACACCCTGGGAAAACACATATCTGACATTGTTAGGTTGCAGGGAAGGTTTATGGTTGTAAATATACAAACTACCAGTcaagtttttgttattttcctcTTAATTTGTTGGTCACTGTCTTGCACTACGAACCCCTGAACaaccagaattttttttttgccactaTAGCAATACTTTCTGGAATGTGATATTCCCCAGTAACACAGTTTGTCCCAAAACTCCCTTTATAGATAGAGGGTTTGTAATTGATCAACAAAAATTTGTATAATAATCGTTTGTGTTAACTTTCAAGTCTTCCCTGCAAAAGTCCCACTTTGTATGGAACttactttactttttagtttttgttgacTATAGCTTTTTCTTATCacctttgtgtcatttaagtttATTAAATGGACTTGGATTTAAAACAACCTAGAGACATTATGGTGTCGTGAATCGTTTAATCGGTTCtgtacgcacataaataaaggaaATAGACAAACAGCTTACTGTGATATATTCTGCTTcttcattaaatatttttacCTTCAAAGCACTCAGGTATAATGAGTTTTCCGTCGATGCACTGCGTTGGCACTGGATAACCACACCCCCTTGCCTTGTTCTTGCAGTAGAGTGAGACGATTTCTTTATGTAAGACTCTTTTTGAAGGCAAGTCCTTGATCCAGAGTTTTTGTCCTCCGAATAATATCCTTCCTCTGCTTATGCCAACGCTGCAAGGAGCTATAAGGAggacaaataaagacaaatcaaTACGTTAATGTTAAATTCTGATCACCATGATTTGTAGTAAAGAGAACTGAAAGGGGTTCTAATAATTTTTGATCCGACAGTTAATTGAGTGTCATGCTGTTTAATAGCTTTAAAGCATGTTGATTTTCCAAAAATTGCGTTTATAAATAAAagccttaaaggttcagtgtgtaagatttaggggaAAGGGGTCGATTGACACaaattttatgtaaaataatccgatggtgatgttttcacaagtgtgttttatctaaattaaacaaattgttgttttatttacactagaatgggccctttatatttaaatgttttatattcacatggggggagggggggggggggggggtcctctctatagaggccgccatgtttcttgTATGGGCAGACTGGATATATTTAACACCcaagtttttatgacaactgaaggctaccacaggttctctatcatgttcggaaggggagggtgaggcgaGCGGTATTGAGCTGCAACaagcaacttcaccactagaggtcaTTAAATACTATACACTCCAACTTcacaacagtaaaataaaattgtatttttagaCCCCAGTAACAGTCAGCACAGGCACAAATAAATTTATGAAAACGACATATTgggtttgaaaaaataaatatgaagagtCAAAGTAATGGAACTGAACTGTGACCTGATTTGtaataacaatacatttaaCAGTACACAAttggaaacacaaaaagaaaattcaatTCCACCATGCATTGTACATAAAGCAAAAAATGTACTATGTACTTCTGTAAACTAGAAGCAGGTCAAAGGGTAAAATGTTCGTAATATTAGTCCCACCTTTGCAGGACGGCTTTTCTGACCACCCCCCATTTTGCTGACAAACTATCTGCATGCTTCCTTCCAGTGCATAGTCCCCGTCGCAGCCATATTTGACTGTTTCCATGAAGTCGAAGGGTCTCTGGTCACTGTTCGACATGTAGCCTTTGTCAATGGTCTCTGGTGGAGGGCAACTCACAACTGCAAAGGAACACCAGGGAGAGTATTGATGACTGTCTTTATTGTAGAATCAATTTCCCATGAAGCTGTATTCGAATGTTTCAGCTGAAAACGGTTTAGACCAAATGTGGCGCAGTTGCCTCTAGTTTATTTTAATGTGTCTTCCTTTTCAGCTCCCTGGAGGGACATTTTCTTTCTTATAATAGAGTGAGAAATCCACCAATTTCCTTTTCACAGGCTTGTTACAGACTGTTCTGCCTTATTATTTCAATACATGGAAAGGACACCTGTTAGCAGACAGAACAACATTTCCAGGTCTCTTACAAACTCATACAGTATCTTCCCAAAAGACTAAATAAGTGATGAATATTAAACTCATTGAGCCAAACGACTATTTGATGTAGGAATAGAATTCCTTTGAATACTTCAATCAAAAACTCATTATCAAATACTGCATTGTAAGTTTATTCCCATAACAGTcccaaatgtttattttgatgtattgGGACAGCTTATCAAATGATTTAGGAGGTCTCTTTATTTAATGGTTTGTCAGTCTTTAATtagaaaaaatacatacataaatatacattaatTGTCCTGGAATATCAGAAAATTCTATCTATTACTTTGGAAAATGGTGTATCTACACCTGCTCaataacatataatatatatttttaccaaGTTTATCTCAATTCAATGGTTGCATAAGAGTGGGAAATTCCTGTTCTATCACTAGAATCTCTGCTGTCTCATTATTTTGTGTAAAGAAACTGTAAATGTACATGAAAGGTACATTTACAATTAGAATTCCATGAAATCTGGACAAATTACACAAGTGGATCTATTTGTTTTGGATTGTTTTCTCATCTGCTGATACAACACTGTTTTAGATGGTTAGATAAGTCTCACAGTATAACAATACAACTACTCTTGGTTTTTCATACCTCGACATTCAGGTGTTTTAGTCCAGGTGCCGCTGGCGGTGCACTCGGCTCTCGCGCTGCCAAAGAGCACATACGGAGGCAGGCAGCTGTATGTCCCAGTGACGCCGTATTCAGTGGAGTTCCCGCTTATCATCTTGTCATAAATGATCATCCCAAACTGGGGGATCGGAGCGAGATCACAGGTCACAGctaggagggaggagggagaatgagccattttaTGAACATGCTTGCACAGTACGTGAAGTTTCTTTTGCCTTTTGTTCATAGTAGTGTATAATTTACTTGTTGTTTTGAATGACTTGATTGACAACAAACCAAGTGGTAGTTTTGTTGGGTTCGACtctacaaatgtgtttttgaccGGATTAATAATTTTCCTGGTTTTAGACGGATTACATACGCTTGCACTCTGGGACTGCTGAGCTCCATGTTCCACTTGCTTGGCACACAGCAGAGCTTGCTCCGCTCAGTATGTGTCTGCAGAGCAGAAGCCATTTCATTAATCAGTTCATGGTCAGTTTGCCAAGATATTTACAAAATACACgatgattgatttttttatgttgtttagtGCATTTGAAGCCAATTGTTGGTAAATCAGATTATTGTAAGatgcacacaaaataaaatgattgttTGACTCTGGTTTATTGATCAAGTTGTGCAAACATAATGTGTGATGAACACGAGTCAATGTTTTCAGCAGACCGCTCTGTTAATGTTTAGTCAACAAGTCAACTTCAGTAATAACGATACTACTGTTGACTTGTCTGGGTAACACACattacattattataaaatacgaggaatttgctctggttattggtgcatacaatgaacatagaacataaaaacatacaaacacataaatacaacacacataagaaaagcaataagaaacaatatatatttactcactatttacttcttatttactccctttttctaatatttatacaaagtaacatttatttagacataaacatatctaaaaaaaatatatatagtagataaaagatataaaaagtgaagtaaaaagtgaaatgcaagacagtgaacagtgtctgattacaatatgcaatgtaatgcagtataatataatttaatataatgtgttaatttaacacatccttgaggtgtggggggccgaataaaagtcagagtcaggtggaAGTCCCGGGCTGTGGAGTTGTTCCAGATTGCTCTGCGGCTGATGTTAGTGGCCTGTAAACTGCTTTACAATTACATTTAGAGGAGAAAGGACTAAATTCTGCTTCAAGCTGCACTTTAGACACAAACAGGAGCCTCTGCAAAAACCTATCTCTGAATCTCATCCAGTTTTATTGGCATTTCTTCCCCACTTTATGAAAAGTGTTGCACAAtacaattcaaataaatgttttttgctTTACCCTTCATGACACGTGTAGTTGATGGTGCTCTGGAACACTGTATCCTCATAATACAATTCTCCATTAGACAACAGATCGGGATAAGGACACTGTTTTgctgcaggagagaaaacagcagagagCAGTTATTTTTCTATGAATGAAAGATTTACACACTGTATATGTTGTACCTGCTGTAGTAATGTACAACCTCAACGAAGGGATCAGTGTGATCTAGTTGTGCTAGTTTTCAATACAGAACTTAAACATATGTAGATATAATACCAAAGCATCGGTGAAGTCCATAATTCGTAATAAACTATAAATTTATAATAGAAAAACATTCAAGACAAACAATTTAGTAGAAATGGTTCATGTTGCATCACATGCTTGTCAAATATTCTCCCCAAAATCTACTTATGTTCAATGTCACATCAACAGGAGAAATGAAGAAGTACAGAATCAGAGAAATCAAAGAGTATCTATCAGTGATACCAGTACAAATTACTTGATATTTGATTGTTGCTGTTTACATTAAATTGCCATGTTGACATTAAATGTAGTATATGTTTCATATGCTATTGTCCTGTCACAAGACCTTAAGTTCTCACAAGAGCAATGGAGACCCACGTTTGCACATTAGTCTGGTTTTGGTCCATGTTCCCCTCGCAGAGCAAACAATGGTCCGAGGGCCGAGTATGGGGGTGTATCCCTGTATGCAGGACAACACCAACTCATCCCCGGGGTTGTAGAACCTCTGGAGCCCATCCACCTCAACGTTGACAGGCAGATCAGGCCTTGAACACACTGAAGGGACACATTGATTATAATAAATAGTATGTATCTAGTCTCACGCTGAAACAAACATTTTCCGATTGATTTACATTATTTTCGGATATATTCAATTATTCTCCCCAATatgatctgaaaaaaaaaacatcttgttgCTGCAGTTACTAGCCCTGAAataatatgtatgtgtgtgtcctaaAATACTTCCTGACAACAGAAAGACTTGTCAAAAGAAAACTccagaaatgtaatgtaatgtaatgttaattTGTCATTTGAAGTTATATTACACATTTAAGAGACTCAATAAGAATCAGTAAAAGAAAGTGTGAATGAACTAAACTAAATTGAAGTCCAAATCTATTTCTGGCTTAaccacacaaatgcaaaaatgAAATGAGACATTCACTTTGTATCCCTGTCACTCCAAAGCTAAACATCATTATTTCTATAGAGTAAAATACTGAGGTTAACTTGCATCGCAAAACAGACATTCATGTAGTCCAAGCCAATAAGAGCAAATCAAAAGCAAATACCATCTGATGCTGTGGTGGTAAAAATCACAAATGGACAGAGCAGAAACAAAGTCAACATGAATTCCATCCCCGTCCACCTGTTCAGACGCTCTTCAGCTCATGTGCTTCAAACACTAAATCTCTGTCCTTGCTCCTTCTGCTGCTGTCGTCTCTCTGAAGCTGATAAGAGCAGCACGAAGTGAATTCTGGTTTTgtttactgtttttatttttttttgttatttgctATAGGAGATTGGAATCACTTTACTGGCAGTGAAGCTTCAGCAGTGGACTTTCCCTTATTGCAGCAATATTACCAAACAGggacaaatgtttgtttttgcagacTTTGTCTATTGAGCCTCAGACTTTCTAAAAACTCAGCTCAATGTGACAGAGATACTATACTTAAAACCAAAGAATACTACGGCATAGAGGCCAGTTAACAATACCTCAGTAcagatacagaaaataaaatgtttttgtttatggcTTTGTCACCAGCAGAATTTATTACTGTTACGCCCCTTGATCTTATGATATAAGCCATTCATCGTCAGTTCAGCTCATTAAAATCCATCTGGCTTTATCTTGACTTATGCTCAGAGTCTTGATCACTGGCTCCCTTTCAGCCACAGAGTTTAAAAGATTTTTTCGACCTGATCTGTAAAACACTGAATATTTATCTGACATGCCTGATTTACAAGTTGACAACAGAGGATTTGTgcacctacacaaacacaattaagGATCAACtaaagatgtttttgttttatttaacttttaattcACTTTTTGATCTATAAAACAACTAGAATGGCAGAGTGCAAACCTTTgtcaggcccaacagtcccttttggcaaaaccacatttaaatccaccagATCCACCTTTATATTTGTATCTGCATGTTTTTATTGTAACCCAGGTGTTGTACTATGTATGTTCATTATTTATCTACATAGTGTGTATGAATCTGCAGCCTGGAAATAACTACGTTTCTCTTTAGTCGTCATCATTAGTCACCACACCAAAagatagatttttttaatgctttaatTCACAATTAAAGTTATTGGATTatgatcaaaataaaagatcatGATGACAGGTTTATTAACCAAGATAATGGTTAATAATATCCCATCTATGGGTCTCAGGTCAGATGTTACGCAGGTCTTGCAGGGCCCGCAGGGCTCGTGGTGCTTGCAGGGGGTGaagcagcacacattgtgatttcAGATGGGAGAGAACTGGCCCTTAACGTGTACTCCACCTTGCCCGGTTCTAAAAGCAAGAAGTACAGAGGCAGACGTATTACTTATATGGTATGATTTCAGACATTTCATATCACCATATGGCAACATCACAACACATCTAACATGTTACCTGACGTTTATAGAAGGGAAAAAACACGTTGTATTGTTACGAGTGAAAACGTGTGGATTATTGGAGAAGTTGTGCCCGAACTCGGTTTTGATATTTCTTATCTGATGGTTACTCTCCACGGT
This is a stretch of genomic DNA from Pleuronectes platessa chromosome 3, fPlePla1.1, whole genome shotgun sequence. It encodes these proteins:
- the LOC128436794 gene encoding beta-2-glycoprotein 1, which codes for MEFMLTLFLLCPFVIFTTTASDVCSRPDLPVNVEVDGLQRFYNPGDELVLSCIQGYTPILGPRTIVCSARGTWTKTRLMCKPKQCPYPDLLSNGELYYEDTVFQSTINYTCHEGHILSGASSAVCQASGTWSSAVPECKPVTCDLAPIPQFGMIIYDKMISGNSTEYGVTGTYSCLPPYVLFGSARAECTASGTWTKTPECRVVSCPPPETIDKGYMSNSDQRPFDFMETVKYGCDGDYALEGSMQIVCQQNGGWSEKPSCKAPCSVGISRGRILFGGQKLWIKDLPSKRVLHKEIVSLYCKNKARGCGYPVPTQCIDGKLIIPECFEEPSAIDYNLHSGSLPSEIEQC